Proteins encoded within one genomic window of Stigmatopora argus isolate UIUO_Sarg chromosome 21, RoL_Sarg_1.0, whole genome shotgun sequence:
- the rpl15 gene encoding large ribosomal subunit protein eL15 — translation MGAYRYMQELWRKKQSDVMRFLLRVRCWQYRQLSNLHRAPRPTRPDKARRLGYKAKQGYVIYRIRVRRGGRKRPVPKGATYGKPVNHGVNQIKFARSLQSTAEGRAGRHCGALRVLNSYWVGEDSTYKFFEVILIDPFHKTIRRNPDTQWITKPVHKHREMRGLTSAGKKSRGLGKGHKFHQTIGGSRRAAWKRRNTLQLHRYR, via the exons ATGGGAGCATATCGTTACATGCAGGAGTTGTGGCGAAAGAAGCAATCAGATGTGATGCGCTTTTTGCTTCGTGTTCGGTGCTGGCAATATCGTCAGCTTTCGAACCTTCATCGTGCACCAAGGCCTACCAGACCAGATAAGGCCCGTAGGCTGGGATACAAGGCCAAACAAG GTTATGTAATTTACCGTATCCGTGTGCGCCGTGGAGGTCGTAAACGCCCCGTACCCAAGGGAGCAACTTATGGAAAGCCAGTGAACCATGGTGTGAACCAGATCAAGTTTGCCCGGAGTTTGCAGTCCACTGCTGAG ggaCGTGCTGGCCGTCATTGTGGTGCACTGAGAGTGCTTAACTCTTATTGGGTGGGTGAAGACTCGACTTACAAGTTCTTTGAGGTGATTTTGATAGACCCCTTCCATAAGACTATAAGGCGTAACCCAGACACCCAATGGATCACAAAGCCCGTACACAAGCACAGAGAGATGCGTGGCCTAACCTCTGCGGGAAAGAAAAGCCGTGGCCTTGGCAAAGGTCACAAGTTCCATCAGACCATTGGAGGCTCCCGTCGGGCAGCATGGAAGAGACGCAACACTCTTCAGCTGCACCGTTATCGTTAG